A single window of Anomaloglossus baeobatrachus isolate aAnoBae1 chromosome 5, aAnoBae1.hap1, whole genome shotgun sequence DNA harbors:
- the TMEM100 gene encoding transmembrane protein 100 has translation MMEQPIKDILLGSPKSSDPMMVEKRANDCVITTIPRMNETQLTAATGGAELSCYRCTIPFGVVILIAGIVVTAVAYSFNSHGSIISVFGLVLLSSGLLLVCSSALCWKIRQRKKRAKRRESQTALVANQRCLFA, from the coding sequence ATGATGGAGCAGCCTATCAAAGATATACTTTTGGGTTCTCCAAAGTCTTCAGACCCCATGATGGTGGAGAAGCGTGCCAATGACTGTGTGATTACAACTATTCCTAGAATGAATGAAACCCAACTGACTGCAGCGACAGGTGGAGCAGAGCTATCTTGCTATCGTTGCACAATCCCTTTTGGAGTGGTTATTTTAATAGCAGGCATTGTAGTCACAGCAGTGGCTTATAGCTTCAACTCTCATGGATCCATTATCTCTGTCTTTGGGCTGGTCCTACTTTCTTCTGGACTTCTTCTGGTCTGCTCCAGTGCACTGTGCTGGAAAATTAGGCAACGGAAAAAGAGAGCTAAAAGGAGAGAGAGCCAGACAGCATTGGTGGCAAACCAAAGGTGTTTATTTGCTTAA